One genomic segment of Gimesia chilikensis includes these proteins:
- a CDS encoding SHD1 domain-containing protein, whose product MNTKQKLSLLACLLCTLFLSQSLRAEEESYERFTVRTWNFRDGSEAKGKLIVVKGPQATLRLDGQGTVRVSFDKLSVKDLNWLYEYHKRRNQLSFLPEEYRKIHTESSLPETKSAPPAKTEPEPAPVENKPSMEPDKKTATEPEAGGESYKPFTLREWSFKDGSSFKAKFVSINPQQIQLIKESGELTMVPLDQLTINDMKWLFEYHRRNKLLGLLPPAMQEQAKALAAQLGLPAEMESPAAAMTEPGTPAAADDDPNVIKANTEIDPELVAVLSDYRFWSDKKGQKSEARFAGLEGREIRFTPSPGSNAGIGIISIPVGTLSDEDLELLREALKMHGRMSELPLAYREPFDSSLSARKLKQMLRVNFHRKWTDVSGNSVAASYIKMENGNISLLITQSNAVQEFPYDKFSEEDHKYVQERLQKEVAGQFFPENAETTLTPEEQQKEFRVWTDRKNRQLKGKFVRLAYGDSVTVLNTGTKEELFITEFFSDGDLSLIKPRKQQQPDQLAMNEGGIPGIPGAAMPGAAMPGSAMPGPGGMNFPGMRNPGMRNPAMPEPGSMMPAEPAMANPAMEPNPAMEMSANMMAENSARNPGLPERPVMQNTFECELCGKTHTSESLLFEQCPHCGVKRGDMIYQCGRCNRKFKSEGSGLTAPCPYCNPNQGRNEVAANSNAGGPGASGDSGGSSGGHVSGRSAYRTGRLVGKLFFWGLAFLGFIGGALKMRG is encoded by the coding sequence ATGAATACGAAACAAAAACTCTCTCTGCTGGCCTGTCTGCTTTGCACGCTGTTTCTCTCACAGTCGCTGCGGGCAGAAGAAGAAAGCTACGAGCGCTTTACAGTGCGCACCTGGAATTTCCGGGATGGCTCGGAGGCGAAAGGGAAGCTGATCGTGGTGAAAGGCCCCCAGGCCACGCTGCGTCTGGATGGTCAGGGAACCGTGCGCGTTTCCTTCGATAAGTTGAGCGTCAAAGATCTAAACTGGCTCTATGAGTATCATAAACGCCGCAATCAGTTGAGTTTTTTGCCGGAAGAGTACCGCAAAATTCACACGGAGTCCTCACTCCCGGAAACAAAGAGCGCACCTCCTGCGAAGACAGAACCTGAGCCTGCCCCCGTGGAAAACAAGCCGTCCATGGAGCCGGATAAGAAAACGGCGACAGAGCCTGAGGCAGGCGGAGAGTCGTACAAACCATTTACACTCCGCGAGTGGAGTTTCAAAGATGGCAGCAGCTTTAAAGCCAAATTTGTCTCTATCAATCCCCAGCAGATTCAGCTGATCAAAGAGTCGGGTGAATTAACGATGGTGCCTCTGGATCAGTTAACCATCAATGATATGAAGTGGCTGTTCGAATATCATCGCCGGAATAAACTGCTGGGTTTGTTACCTCCAGCAATGCAGGAGCAAGCTAAAGCACTGGCGGCACAACTGGGGCTGCCTGCGGAAATGGAATCACCGGCGGCCGCGATGACCGAACCGGGAACGCCTGCAGCCGCGGATGACGATCCAAATGTCATTAAGGCGAATACCGAAATTGATCCCGAACTGGTAGCCGTATTATCTGATTACCGGTTCTGGTCCGACAAGAAGGGGCAGAAGTCTGAAGCCCGGTTTGCAGGGCTGGAAGGCCGCGAAATCCGCTTTACACCAAGTCCCGGTTCGAACGCGGGGATCGGAATTATCAGCATTCCCGTGGGAACCCTGAGTGATGAAGATCTGGAGTTACTACGCGAAGCACTGAAGATGCATGGGCGGATGTCCGAACTTCCCCTGGCCTACCGGGAACCCTTTGATTCCAGCCTTTCGGCACGCAAACTGAAACAGATGTTGCGCGTCAACTTCCACCGCAAATGGACTGACGTTTCCGGCAATTCAGTCGCCGCTTCCTACATCAAAATGGAAAATGGCAACATCTCTCTCTTGATCACACAAAGCAACGCAGTTCAGGAATTCCCTTACGATAAGTTTTCCGAAGAGGATCATAAATACGTTCAGGAACGCCTGCAGAAAGAAGTGGCAGGTCAGTTCTTTCCCGAAAATGCAGAGACCACGCTGACTCCGGAAGAGCAGCAAAAAGAATTTCGTGTCTGGACTGACCGTAAGAATCGGCAGCTCAAAGGGAAATTCGTGCGACTTGCCTATGGTGATTCGGTTACCGTATTGAATACAGGAACAAAAGAAGAACTATTCATCACGGAATTCTTCAGCGATGGCGACTTAAGCCTGATCAAACCCCGGAAACAGCAACAGCCCGATCAACTGGCGATGAACGAAGGGGGAATACCTGGAATTCCTGGTGCCGCGATGCCCGGCGCTGCCATGCCTGGTTCAGCGATGCCAGGGCCCGGTGGAATGAATTTCCCCGGCATGCGAAATCCGGGAATGCGTAATCCGGCGATGCCTGAACCCGGTTCGATGATGCCTGCAGAGCCGGCAATGGCGAATCCTGCGATGGAACCGAATCCGGCTATGGAAATGTCAGCCAACATGATGGCGGAAAATTCCGCACGGAATCCCGGATTGCCTGAGCGTCCTGTCATGCAGAATACTTTCGAATGTGAACTGTGTGGTAAAACTCATACCTCGGAAAGCCTGTTGTTTGAACAATGTCCGCACTGTGGTGTGAAGCGGGGGGACATGATCTACCAGTGCGGCCGATGTAACAGGAAGTTCAAATCAGAAGGTTCCGGACTGACGGCCCCCTGTCCCTACTGTAATCCGAATCAGGGACGCAATGAGGTGGCTGCGAACTCGAATGCCGGTGGACCAGGTGCTTCGGGTGACTCGGGGGGATCATCGGGTGGTCATGTTAGTGGTCGTTCCGCTTACCGGACCGGGCGACTGGTGGGCAAACTGTTTTTCTGGGGGCTGGCATTTCTCGGTTTTATTGGTGGTGCCTTGAAAATGCGTGGTTAA
- a CDS encoding adenosine kinase encodes MQYDVYGVGNALVDIQARISDATLEKLGYAKGIMTLVDEEAQQKVLGELDGAPLSQCAGGSAANTILGIADFGGKAAYAGKVGSDMLGEFDLADMRKLGVTIEVPPAAEGQTGTCVVLITDDAQRTMLTNLGVSATLSVEDINEEHIKQSKYVYVEGYLFTGETQKKAAYRAIELAKKHNVKVAFTVSDPFLINLFRDEFQQLIEGPVDLLFCNLEEARSLTGEHDAVDCAHVIHHHVPNLALTLGGDGSILMHEGKVIPIEGVETDAIDTTGAGDMYAAGILYGITNGLTWHQAGHLASHAAARIVSQLGARLKNPFTEDEIKELLS; translated from the coding sequence ATGCAGTACGACGTTTATGGTGTGGGTAATGCTCTCGTTGATATTCAGGCACGTATTTCCGACGCCACGCTGGAAAAGCTGGGTTATGCCAAAGGGATTATGACCCTCGTCGATGAAGAGGCACAGCAGAAAGTGCTGGGCGAACTGGACGGTGCACCGCTGTCGCAGTGTGCGGGTGGTTCTGCAGCGAATACGATTCTGGGGATCGCCGACTTCGGTGGAAAAGCGGCCTATGCGGGTAAAGTGGGCAGCGACATGCTGGGCGAATTCGACCTGGCAGACATGCGGAAGCTCGGGGTGACGATCGAAGTTCCTCCCGCCGCCGAAGGACAGACCGGAACCTGTGTGGTGCTGATCACTGACGACGCACAGCGGACCATGCTGACCAACCTGGGGGTCTCTGCGACACTCAGCGTGGAAGACATCAACGAAGAACACATCAAGCAGTCGAAATATGTGTATGTCGAAGGTTACCTGTTCACGGGAGAGACCCAGAAGAAAGCCGCCTATCGCGCGATTGAACTGGCGAAGAAGCATAACGTGAAGGTGGCATTCACCGTCTCCGACCCGTTCCTGATCAACCTGTTCCGGGACGAGTTCCAGCAGCTGATTGAAGGTCCCGTCGACCTGCTGTTCTGTAATCTGGAAGAAGCCCGCAGTCTGACCGGCGAACATGACGCCGTCGACTGTGCTCACGTGATTCATCACCACGTTCCGAACCTGGCACTGACGCTGGGCGGCGACGGCTCAATTCTGATGCACGAAGGCAAAGTGATTCCCATCGAAGGAGTCGAGACAGACGCCATCGATACGACCGGTGCCGGCGACATGTACGCTGCCGGCATTCTGTATGGCATTACCAACGGTCTGACCTGGCATCAGGCCGGGCACCTGGCCTCCCATGCTGCCGCCCGCATTGTCTCGCAGCTGGGCGCGCGACTGAAGAATCCTTTCACCGAGGATGAAATCAAGGAACTGCTCAGTTGA
- a CDS encoding aldose 1-epimerase, with translation MTPLIITDPETGSTARILPELGFNCYQFHAMVDGQCIDVIDSHPEFETGEQRPSSSGIPILFPFPNRIAGGRFKWEGTAYELPPEKTYHDKTGNAIHGFCLDLPWRVIAHEENFAIAQFQLSIDGRHRLPCWPGDAFIEVRYEVKGATLRADFRIGNPGDTPIPWGLGTHPYFKVPLSAEGDPKNCLIESPATEEWILSDCLPTGDKQPIQPAHDLREGAWFDQLKADDILSGLPEDIDQYECLIMDEQAGLVLTQDYDSLFTELVVFTPPERNCICLEPYTCVTNALNLTEKALETGLRVLPPGSEIKTWIEIRAGKVIV, from the coding sequence ATGACGCCCCTGATAATTACCGATCCGGAAACCGGCTCCACCGCTCGCATCCTGCCCGAACTGGGATTTAACTGTTACCAGTTCCACGCAATGGTCGACGGCCAATGCATCGACGTGATCGACTCTCATCCCGAGTTCGAGACCGGAGAACAACGCCCCAGCAGCAGCGGGATTCCGATCCTGTTCCCCTTCCCTAACCGGATTGCCGGAGGTCGCTTCAAGTGGGAGGGAACCGCATATGAACTCCCCCCCGAAAAGACCTATCATGACAAAACAGGAAACGCCATTCATGGTTTCTGCCTGGACCTCCCCTGGCGAGTGATTGCCCACGAAGAAAACTTCGCCATCGCCCAGTTTCAGCTGAGCATTGATGGCAGACACCGCCTCCCCTGCTGGCCCGGCGATGCTTTTATTGAAGTCCGCTACGAAGTCAAAGGGGCCACCCTGCGGGCCGACTTCCGCATCGGGAATCCGGGCGACACCCCCATTCCCTGGGGACTGGGCACTCATCCCTACTTCAAGGTGCCGCTCTCCGCAGAGGGAGATCCGAAGAACTGCCTGATCGAGTCGCCGGCCACCGAGGAGTGGATTCTGTCTGACTGTCTGCCCACCGGAGACAAGCAGCCGATTCAGCCCGCACACGATTTACGTGAGGGTGCCTGGTTCGACCAGTTAAAAGCCGACGACATCCTCAGCGGCTTACCGGAAGACATCGATCAGTATGAATGCCTGATTATGGACGAGCAGGCCGGTCTGGTCCTCACCCAGGACTACGACAGTCTGTTCACCGAGCTTGTCGTATTCACACCGCCCGAGCGGAACTGCATCTGCCTGGAACCTTACACCTGTGTGACCAACGCCCTCAACCTTACCGAAAAAGCGCTGGAAACCGGGTTGCGGGTGCTACCCCCCGGGTCGGAAATCAAAACCTGGATCGAAATCCGGGCCGGCAAAGTGATCGTCTGA
- the thiC gene encoding phosphomethylpyrimidine synthase ThiC, translating to MTNSSSSYDLLYSLPPIGGNPSTRGQQTNPGSFANPPQIAPGVKGALTFSSPDTPGMPEASDKTAWDFMPAGWELKPGFEENYETADAWTPPADFLPVTQLEFARCGTITPEMERVAEREPHLTAEQIRDEIAAGRMIIPANKVHLGYQLDPMAIGRASKTKVNANMGASPVSSGTDEEIEKLKWAQQWGADTVMDLSTGGDIDGCRQAIIQNSTVPIGTVPIYSMIIARRLEDLDHASILQMLQHQAKQGVDYFTIHAGVLREHLELVAQRLIGIVSRGGSLLAKWMLHNKQQNPMYDLWDDICDIMREYDVSFSIGDGLRPGGLADGSDRAQLAELCVLGELTERAWQKGVQVMIEGPGHISFDQIEFNMKVQRKLCHGAPFYVLGPLVTDIFPGYDHITSCIGATAAGYHGASMLCYVTPKEHLGLPKKDDVKQGCIAYKIAAHAADVALGIPGTRNRDDELTEARAALNWEKHFELSFDPDTARALHDEDLDVDTDFCAMCGHDWCSVRISKEIQEFMSGKSEDYAWDKAKKSLPLTAEQKEILEKRGVLSPDQIHKLASKVKKEMTGDQDKASCHSDYVDPESAQQMQTSKELPVLNERP from the coding sequence ATGACCAACTCCTCTTCTTCTTATGACCTGCTGTACTCACTGCCACCCATTGGCGGAAACCCCTCTACTCGGGGCCAGCAGACCAACCCGGGAAGTTTCGCCAATCCGCCCCAGATCGCCCCTGGAGTCAAAGGCGCCCTGACGTTCTCCTCTCCCGATACCCCGGGAATGCCGGAAGCATCGGACAAAACCGCCTGGGATTTCATGCCCGCCGGCTGGGAGCTGAAACCGGGATTTGAAGAGAACTACGAAACCGCCGATGCCTGGACGCCTCCAGCTGACTTTCTGCCGGTCACGCAGCTCGAATTCGCCCGCTGTGGCACCATCACCCCGGAAATGGAACGGGTCGCTGAACGGGAGCCGCACCTGACCGCAGAGCAGATCCGCGATGAAATCGCTGCCGGCCGGATGATCATTCCCGCCAACAAGGTACACCTCGGCTATCAGCTCGATCCGATGGCCATCGGTCGTGCATCCAAGACCAAGGTCAACGCCAACATGGGCGCTTCACCGGTTTCCTCGGGGACCGATGAAGAAATCGAAAAGCTGAAATGGGCCCAGCAATGGGGCGCCGACACCGTGATGGACCTCTCCACCGGTGGCGATATTGACGGCTGCCGCCAGGCCATCATTCAGAACAGCACTGTCCCCATCGGAACCGTGCCGATCTACTCCATGATCATCGCCCGTCGCCTGGAAGATCTGGACCACGCCAGCATCCTGCAGATGCTGCAGCATCAGGCGAAACAGGGTGTGGACTACTTCACCATTCATGCCGGCGTCCTGCGGGAACACCTCGAACTGGTGGCCCAGCGTCTGATCGGCATCGTCAGCCGCGGTGGATCGCTGCTGGCCAAGTGGATGCTCCACAACAAGCAACAGAACCCGATGTACGATCTCTGGGATGACATCTGCGACATCATGCGGGAATACGACGTCAGCTTCTCGATTGGTGACGGTCTGCGACCCGGTGGTCTGGCCGACGGCTCCGACCGGGCTCAGTTGGCAGAACTCTGTGTCCTGGGTGAACTGACTGAACGTGCCTGGCAAAAAGGCGTGCAGGTCATGATCGAAGGCCCCGGTCATATTTCCTTCGACCAGATCGAATTCAATATGAAGGTCCAGCGAAAACTCTGTCACGGAGCTCCGTTCTACGTACTGGGCCCCCTGGTTACTGATATCTTCCCCGGATACGACCATATCACCAGCTGTATCGGTGCGACCGCCGCGGGTTACCACGGGGCCAGCATGCTCTGCTATGTGACTCCCAAAGAACACCTCGGTCTGCCCAAGAAAGATGACGTCAAACAGGGTTGTATCGCTTACAAGATCGCTGCCCACGCAGCCGACGTCGCCCTGGGAATTCCCGGTACCCGCAACCGTGACGACGAACTGACCGAAGCCCGCGCTGCCCTCAACTGGGAAAAGCACTTCGAACTCAGCTTCGATCCGGACACCGCCCGGGCTCTGCACGACGAAGACCTCGACGTCGATACCGACTTCTGTGCGATGTGCGGACACGACTGGTGCAGCGTGCGAATCTCCAAGGAAATTCAGGAGTTCATGTCGGGCAAATCGGAAGATTATGCCTGGGATAAAGCAAAGAAATCGCTGCCGCTGACTGCAGAACAAAAGGAAATACTGGAAAAACGGGGCGTGCTCAGTCCAGACCAGATTCACAAGCTGGCCTCCAAGGTCAAGAAAGAAATGACCGGCGACCAGGACAAGGCATCCTGCCACAGCGACTACGTCGATCCGGAATCGGCTCAACAGATGCAGACTTCCAAAGAGCTGCCTGTGCTAAATGAACGCCCCTGA
- a CDS encoding HEAT repeat domain-containing protein, with product MPIRFDLSRTVVCSLIAFLLCSPLVNAQSARAPESDSPQKESERTNARVRQQLGEIEARLKTRNQKPAHQPLVSEKAKLFLTLDQSLKGSRNNRGPDEYQYLLTQLTLVNDSTKPVKLQRAQVKAFVDGQPHPFAGLPSNLNSQSVLLGKKRQLLRQLKFEDEVVVPPGKAGGLWIVLGDLPGGAQTPEIEFRTTVDQQPLALNVNRFEQGKLDYQVELLGPSRCLAELTITGELNSINIGALVKVVDDLTLKNVKRFVLYFPKDKVEIEHDISQWLPRIAASLGSNAVLGVPFPLFPSVITELHLAGEAFKNITVPYLGGTAPRVTHATEEAAIHAALDSALEVLSRDKIAEQIRTGSPAIKAAALISGGRQLTNAELPLVLELTSHENPRVQEAALYALRFLGDPRAFQRLVEVAKMPPGPQFEMAIASLAESRYAGGQQALLKILKSHPPASQKIIIEVIARNPRPEWGAAIYEFLDSDNRELREAAIRALVLNGHPRLFEVLSDALKSPEEEIRNVAFKELIKRKDNASEALAMEYVLQQIQQSLPTGDMLSFIDRMKDPRAIPLLFQHLEKDKLDAGLKVLLIKTLASIGDESVEDRFVKYYPGALQTEKLLILSTLQKLESPQFFELARQALDDSNHSIVNGAVSGLRSSDSNKAVEILAEGLTKTTKSSTWGSIFGALANIGTPEARRTIMDARIAGTNADKKRAAQSALENIYQRSPGNHYLKKGEQAHRRKEYKEAVEDYDTAISIDPLLVPAYLAKANTLNTMKEYDAGLKVVEQGLEVDNIYARLYVTRGLLYSNQNKFEAALAELKKAIEIAPQDPYGYTVLASHYSRMKQDDKALATYDACIKVNPKLMSIYGFKADLEIALNRPDEAIKTFDRAIEANPRHMISYSEKIALLRKLNREYQAIATCDDVLKVDKNSIYAHITKAYIYRDLKQLADAIAACDAAINIDPNNMDLYLIKAQTYNNAEQWDQAIQVFNRVLLTENKGDQANEKTEKVLLQAYTGRGHSHLMKQDWKAAQEDFQNAFELDKHDSQAITGLAICMVYNHQEDKAIQFVESQLNKFEKNDLFHYNVACVFGRALVNLKDQPQTPAVLQQIAAYQKKAIHYLALSSQLGFDDAEWMQKDPDLAELQNLPDFRKLVQQIQKKPASVKP from the coding sequence ATGCCCATTCGATTCGATCTGTCCCGCACGGTGGTCTGCAGTCTGATTGCGTTCCTGCTCTGTTCGCCTCTGGTCAACGCACAGTCCGCCCGGGCTCCTGAATCGGACAGCCCACAGAAAGAATCGGAACGAACCAATGCCCGGGTCCGCCAGCAACTGGGGGAAATCGAGGCCCGCTTAAAAACCCGCAACCAGAAACCGGCGCATCAGCCGCTGGTCTCTGAAAAAGCGAAACTGTTCTTAACCCTGGATCAATCACTCAAAGGTTCCCGAAACAATCGGGGCCCGGACGAGTATCAATACTTATTGACGCAACTCACCCTGGTCAACGACTCCACGAAACCCGTCAAACTGCAACGCGCGCAGGTGAAAGCATTCGTCGATGGCCAACCTCATCCGTTCGCTGGATTACCCTCAAATCTCAATAGCCAAAGTGTCTTACTGGGAAAAAAGCGTCAGTTGCTCAGACAATTGAAATTTGAAGATGAGGTCGTCGTCCCCCCCGGAAAAGCGGGTGGCCTCTGGATTGTACTGGGCGATTTGCCCGGAGGCGCCCAGACGCCGGAGATCGAATTTCGGACGACCGTCGACCAGCAGCCACTGGCATTGAACGTCAATCGCTTCGAGCAGGGCAAACTGGATTACCAGGTCGAACTGCTGGGGCCCAGTCGCTGCCTGGCGGAACTGACCATCACCGGCGAGCTAAACAGCATCAACATCGGCGCCCTTGTCAAAGTCGTCGATGACCTGACTCTGAAAAACGTGAAACGCTTCGTACTCTACTTCCCCAAAGATAAGGTGGAAATTGAACACGACATCAGCCAATGGCTGCCCCGCATCGCCGCTTCTCTGGGGTCGAACGCCGTCCTGGGTGTTCCCTTCCCCCTGTTTCCGTCTGTCATTACGGAACTGCACCTCGCCGGCGAAGCCTTTAAAAATATCACAGTCCCCTACCTCGGCGGGACCGCTCCCCGGGTGACACATGCAACTGAAGAAGCAGCCATCCATGCCGCGCTGGATAGCGCCCTGGAAGTCCTCTCCCGCGACAAAATCGCCGAGCAGATCCGCACCGGTTCCCCGGCCATCAAAGCCGCGGCCCTGATCAGTGGCGGACGACAGTTGACCAATGCAGAACTCCCCCTGGTGCTCGAACTGACTTCCCACGAGAACCCCCGCGTCCAGGAAGCGGCTTTGTATGCTCTGCGTTTTCTGGGTGATCCACGGGCATTCCAACGACTGGTGGAAGTCGCGAAGATGCCACCCGGCCCCCAGTTTGAGATGGCCATCGCCAGCCTGGCTGAGTCCCGTTATGCAGGCGGACAACAGGCGCTGCTGAAGATCCTGAAATCACATCCCCCGGCGTCACAGAAAATCATCATCGAAGTCATTGCCCGTAATCCCCGTCCCGAGTGGGGCGCCGCGATTTACGAATTCCTGGACAGCGACAATCGGGAACTGCGTGAGGCGGCCATCCGGGCACTGGTTTTGAACGGGCACCCCCGCCTGTTCGAAGTCCTCAGCGATGCCCTTAAGTCCCCCGAAGAAGAAATTCGCAATGTCGCTTTCAAGGAATTAATCAAACGCAAAGACAATGCGAGTGAAGCTCTGGCCATGGAATATGTCCTGCAGCAGATACAGCAGTCCCTGCCCACGGGAGATATGCTCAGCTTCATCGACCGTATGAAAGATCCGCGGGCGATCCCCCTGTTATTTCAACACCTGGAAAAAGACAAACTGGACGCCGGCCTGAAGGTCTTGCTCATCAAAACGCTGGCTTCCATCGGTGATGAATCCGTCGAGGACCGCTTTGTAAAGTATTACCCCGGTGCCCTGCAGACCGAAAAACTGCTGATCCTCTCCACGCTCCAGAAACTGGAATCGCCTCAGTTCTTTGAACTTGCCAGGCAGGCTCTGGACGACAGCAATCATTCGATTGTGAACGGCGCCGTCTCCGGCTTGCGAAGTTCCGATTCCAATAAAGCCGTTGAGATACTCGCGGAGGGATTGACCAAGACCACCAAATCATCAACCTGGGGTTCCATCTTCGGCGCCCTGGCCAATATCGGCACTCCCGAAGCCCGCCGCACCATCATGGATGCCCGAATCGCCGGAACCAATGCCGACAAAAAACGGGCCGCTCAATCTGCGCTGGAGAACATTTATCAGCGTTCCCCGGGAAATCACTATCTCAAAAAAGGCGAACAGGCACATCGTCGTAAAGAGTACAAGGAAGCCGTTGAGGACTACGATACCGCGATCAGCATCGACCCGCTGCTCGTACCAGCCTATCTGGCCAAAGCCAATACTCTGAACACCATGAAAGAGTACGACGCTGGTCTGAAAGTCGTAGAACAGGGCCTGGAAGTCGACAACATCTACGCCCGTCTGTACGTCACCCGGGGTTTACTTTACAGCAATCAAAACAAATTCGAGGCGGCCCTGGCGGAGCTGAAGAAGGCCATCGAAATTGCGCCTCAGGATCCCTACGGTTACACCGTGCTGGCTTCGCACTACTCCCGCATGAAACAGGATGACAAGGCGCTCGCGACCTACGACGCCTGCATCAAAGTGAATCCCAAACTCATGTCGATTTACGGATTCAAAGCCGATCTTGAGATCGCCCTGAATCGTCCTGACGAAGCCATTAAAACGTTTGACCGGGCCATCGAAGCCAACCCCCGGCACATGATATCCTATTCTGAAAAAATCGCCCTGTTGCGCAAACTCAATCGGGAATATCAGGCCATCGCAACCTGCGACGATGTCCTGAAAGTCGACAAAAATTCGATCTACGCTCATATCACCAAGGCCTACATCTACCGGGACCTGAAACAGCTGGCCGATGCCATCGCTGCCTGTGACGCCGCGATCAATATCGACCCCAATAACATGGATCTCTATCTGATCAAGGCACAGACTTACAACAATGCCGAGCAGTGGGACCAGGCAATCCAAGTCTTCAATCGGGTCTTGCTAACGGAGAATAAGGGTGATCAGGCGAATGAGAAAACAGAGAAAGTCCTGTTACAGGCCTATACGGGTCGCGGACATTCCCACCTGATGAAGCAGGACTGGAAGGCAGCCCAGGAAGATTTTCAGAATGCATTCGAACTGGATAAGCACGATTCACAGGCCATCACCGGACTGGCGATCTGCATGGTCTATAATCACCAGGAAGACAAAGCGATTCAGTTTGTCGAAAGTCAGTTGAATAAGTTCGAGAAGAACGACCTGTTCCATTATAACGTCGCCTGCGTGTTCGGCCGGGCGCTGGTTAACCTTAAAGACCAGCCTCAAACTCCCGCCGTCCTACAGCAGATCGCCGCTTATCAGAAAAAAGCAATCCACTACCTGGCACTCTCTTCTCAACTCGGATTTGACGATGCAGAGTGGATGCAGAAAGATCCCGATCTGGCAGAATTGCAGAATCTGCCCGACTTCCGCAAGCTTGTTCAGCAGATTCAGAAGAAACCTGCCTCCGTTAAACCGTGA
- a CDS encoding YqgE/AlgH family protein produces the protein MLKSLKGHFLIATRKLNDQNFYRSVVLIVEHNNEGATGLIVNRPSSFSITNALSRYFDMPKLEDLVFMGGPVEPNGMFALHNAGDLEKAKDAIVPGLFMGSSPEVFEQVVWRISEGDPHLDFRIFFGCAGWAPLQLESELDRMDWLTTPATAEDIFEIDPYDLWDTLHGRAMEERRFLPQETAHPEWN, from the coding sequence ATGCTGAAATCGTTAAAGGGACACTTTTTAATCGCCACCCGGAAACTGAATGATCAGAATTTTTACCGTTCCGTTGTGCTGATCGTAGAACATAACAATGAGGGTGCCACCGGTCTGATTGTGAACCGTCCATCCTCGTTCTCAATCACCAATGCGCTCTCCAGATACTTTGACATGCCCAAGCTGGAAGATCTGGTTTTTATGGGCGGTCCGGTAGAACCCAACGGTATGTTTGCCCTGCATAATGCCGGCGATCTGGAAAAAGCCAAAGACGCCATCGTTCCCGGCCTGTTCATGGGCAGCAGCCCCGAGGTCTTCGAACAGGTGGTCTGGCGGATCTCCGAAGGGGATCCCCATCTGGATTTCCGCATTTTCTTCGGCTGTGCCGGCTGGGCACCATTGCAACTGGAATCGGAACTCGACCGGATGGACTGGCTCACAACCCCCGCAACCGCGGAAGACATTTTCGAAATTGATCCCTACGATCTGTGGGACACGCTGCACGGCCGGGCGATGGAAGAGCGACGTTTTCTTCCGCAGGAAACCGCCCATCCCGAATGGAACTGA